In Candidatus Bathyarchaeota archaeon, one DNA window encodes the following:
- a CDS encoding YgeY family selenium metabolism-linked hydrolase yields the protein MKEVLNIDQLGEYLSGIKDKETEITSFLKDLVKTPSLSGEEGKIADLVSDKLAELGYGVAVDEMGNIIAHRGGGSGKTILFDGHLDHIQPGAPGGWSHDPYGAEVVDGILYGRATVDMKGALAAMIYGCAEPETDGTLFLTLVVHEETNEGVATKKIIEDKGLIIDACVLGEPTDLQLSVGQRGRCVFRVTTKGATSHASMPELGVNALYLMTPIVNRIRDGNMELPTHDFLGRGTMAVTALRCFPGAGPIVPDHCEIEVDRRLVPQETLAGVLDEMRSLAPGAQVELLRDELKCYTGYTTSADQYFPGWIIDEDHWIVQDSREAIKEGMKRVPGIISWRFSTDGIATAGQLGIPTVGFGPGDPALAHQPNEHISLDAVTAAARGYCALAHRLAT from the coding sequence ATGAAGGAGGTACTAAACATAGATCAGCTTGGAGAGTATCTTTCGGGCATTAAGGATAAGGAGACGGAGATCACATCCTTTCTTAAAGACCTTGTCAAGACCCCTAGCCTCTCAGGAGAGGAGGGAAAAATAGCCGACTTAGTTTCAGACAAACTTGCAGAACTTGGATATGGAGTCGCGGTGGACGAGATGGGAAACATTATTGCCCATCGGGGAGGAGGGAGCGGGAAGACCATCCTCTTTGACGGGCACCTAGACCACATCCAACCTGGTGCACCCGGGGGATGGAGTCACGACCCCTATGGGGCCGAGGTTGTGGACGGTATACTTTATGGTAGGGCCACGGTTGACATGAAGGGGGCTCTTGCAGCTATGATTTATGGATGCGCCGAACCTGAAACGGACGGCACACTGTTCCTTACGTTAGTGGTCCATGAAGAGACCAACGAGGGAGTTGCAACTAAGAAGATTATCGAGGATAAAGGTCTCATAATCGACGCATGTGTCCTCGGGGAGCCCACCGATCTCCAGCTCAGCGTTGGTCAGAGGGGGAGATGTGTATTCAGGGTCACCACCAAGGGGGCCACCAGCCACGCCAGCATGCCCGAGCTCGGTGTCAACGCTCTCTACCTCATGACGCCCATTGTAAACAGGATCAGGGACGGGAACATGGAACTTCCCACACACGATTTCCTCGGCAGAGGTACTATGGCGGTCACCGCCCTTAGATGCTTCCCCGGGGCCGGACCTATCGTCCCCGACCACTGCGAGATCGAGGTGGATCGAAGGCTCGTCCCCCAAGAGACTCTGGCAGGAGTTCTAGATGAAATGCGGAGCCTTGCCCCTGGGGCCCAGGTGGAGCTCCTCAGGGATGAGTTAAAATGTTACACAGGGTATACGACAAGCGCCGACCAGTACTTCCCGGGATGGATCATCGATGAAGACCACTGGATAGTTCAGGATAGCCGAGAAGCCATTAAGGAGGGGATGAAAAGAGTTCCCGGGATAATAAGCTGGCGCTTCAGCACCGATGGCATAGCCACAGCCGGCCAGCTAGGCATCCCTACTGTCGGATTCGGCCCCGGAGATCCTGCACTGGCTCACCAACCTAACGAACACATAAGCCTCGACGCGGTAACTGCAGCTGCGAGGGGCTATTGTGCCCTTGCCCACCGCCTAGCCACTTGA